Proteins encoded by one window of Methanobacterium sp.:
- the sufC gene encoding Fe-S cluster assembly ATPase SufC — MLLEITDLAVEVSGREVLSDIDLYIGKGETHVLLGPNGSGKSTLFNAILGFPKYKVTRGEIIFKGEDITDYTTTERVKAGIGVSFQNPPAIRGVKLKSILQMESMGGVTEDEELSPELMKLAEKLKMNESFLERDVNLGFSGGEVKRSEILQLLAQKPDFIMFDEPDSGVDIENVELLAEEINVLLDKDKKPGMREKSGLLITHLGYILNFVSADTANVLMDGKIACSGSPAEILEDIRKEGFKGCVECCRVH, encoded by the coding sequence CTGCTACTTGAAATAACTGATCTGGCTGTTGAAGTCAGTGGAAGAGAAGTTTTAAGCGATATAGATTTATATATAGGTAAAGGAGAGACTCATGTCCTTTTAGGGCCAAATGGATCCGGTAAAAGCACTCTTTTTAATGCAATACTTGGATTTCCTAAGTACAAAGTAACAAGAGGAGAAATTATATTTAAAGGAGAAGATATAACAGATTATACCACTACAGAACGTGTGAAAGCTGGTATAGGTGTTAGTTTTCAAAATCCCCCCGCAATTCGTGGGGTAAAATTAAAGAGTATTCTCCAAATGGAAAGCATGGGAGGAGTTACTGAAGATGAAGAATTAAGTCCTGAACTGATGAAACTGGCTGAAAAATTAAAAATGAACGAAAGCTTTTTAGAAAGGGATGTAAATCTTGGTTTCTCAGGTGGAGAGGTAAAACGTTCGGAAATTTTACAACTTCTTGCACAGAAGCCTGACTTTATAATGTTTGATGAGCCCGATTCTGGTGTGGATATCGAAAATGTGGAGTTACTGGCCGAAGAAATCAATGTATTGCTGGATAAAGATAAGAAACCAGGTATGAGAGAAAAATCAGGACTTCTCATCACACATTTAGGTTATATTCTAAATTTTGTTAGTGCAGATACAGCAAATGTACTCATGGACGGTAAAATAGCCTGTTCAGGTAGTCCCGCAGAAATATTAGAAGATATACGAAAAGAAGGATTTAAAGGATGTGTTGAATGTTGCAGAGTACATTAG
- the fae gene encoding formaldehyde-activating enzyme: MYLNSEARVGEGDESAHIDLIIGDKEGPVGQSFANAIAIQMEKHTPLYAIIALNLVAKPITIIAPKVTINRMVDAVKIFGPAQKAVAMAVIDSVYGEIIPEEKVEELCIICSVFVHPDAKDKDKIYKYNYEATKLAIKRAFTKEPSIDEFISEKDVFKHPFYYGP, encoded by the coding sequence ATGTATTTAAACAGTGAAGCACGTGTCGGAGAAGGAGATGAATCTGCACATATAGATTTAATAATAGGAGATAAAGAAGGCCCTGTTGGACAATCATTTGCAAATGCCATTGCAATTCAAATGGAAAAACATACTCCACTTTATGCAATCATTGCCCTTAATCTTGTGGCCAAGCCAATAACAATTATTGCACCAAAAGTTACAATAAACAGAATGGTTGATGCTGTGAAGATTTTTGGACCTGCACAAAAGGCTGTAGCAATGGCTGTAATCGACTCTGTCTATGGAGAGATCATTCCAGAAGAAAAAGTTGAAGAACTGTGCATTATTTGCAGCGTTTTTGTACATCCTGATGCTAAAGATAAAGATAAAATTTATAAATATAATTACGAAGCCACTAAATTAGCAATAAAAAGAGCATTCACAAAAGAACCTTCAATAGATGAATTTATAAGTGAAAAAGACGTATTCAAGCATCCGTTCTATTACGGGCCTTAA
- a CDS encoding SufD family Fe-S cluster assembly protein — MLQSTLERAKKAAEKKAIYGEDIDLEKFIKEEAGEHERVDKAHEVPKKVQDTLLKVGVDPTEKERSGTFIQVDQSGVVSTSFSKDVEIMGMNVALDKYSWIKDYMWKAVAPDTDKYTAQTAIRESEEGSSGYFIRSLPGSKEVFPLQACMFIGDEKVMQTAHNIIIAEENSELHIITGCATGEDVSSALHVGVSEFYLKPGSKITFTMVHNWAEQVDVRPRTGVMVGDESTYISNYILTSPVRSIQSYPTAYCSGKNSKVLFQSILGGQKDSILDMGSRVLLEGEGSSSEMISRAVSKDQSQIYSRGHLAGRTQHVKGHLECHGLVLSDDSMIYAVPELEGSATELEMSHEAAVGKIAEEEVLYLMSRGLTEEEAASMIVRGFLSMDITGLPPELAEETKRMLDMSLKGM, encoded by the coding sequence ATGTTGCAGAGTACATTAGAAAGGGCTAAAAAAGCCGCGGAAAAAAAGGCCATTTATGGGGAAGACATCGACCTGGAAAAATTCATTAAAGAAGAAGCTGGTGAACATGAAAGAGTAGATAAAGCCCATGAAGTTCCTAAAAAAGTTCAAGATACTCTACTTAAAGTAGGGGTTGACCCAACTGAAAAAGAAAGATCAGGTACATTTATTCAGGTAGATCAGAGCGGAGTCGTAAGTACAAGCTTTTCTAAAGATGTTGAGATAATGGGAATGAACGTGGCACTTGACAAGTATTCCTGGATTAAAGATTATATGTGGAAAGCCGTAGCGCCAGATACAGACAAATATACTGCACAAACTGCAATCAGAGAATCTGAAGAAGGTAGTAGCGGTTACTTTATTAGATCTTTACCTGGTTCAAAAGAAGTATTTCCTTTACAGGCATGTATGTTTATAGGTGATGAAAAGGTAATGCAAACTGCACATAATATCATAATTGCAGAAGAAAATTCAGAATTACACATTATTACAGGTTGTGCGACTGGTGAAGATGTAAGTTCAGCGCTTCACGTAGGGGTTTCTGAATTTTACCTTAAACCAGGATCTAAAATTACATTTACAATGGTTCATAACTGGGCAGAACAGGTAGATGTTCGTCCAAGAACCGGTGTAATGGTAGGGGACGAATCAACCTATATCAGCAATTATATACTTACAAGTCCCGTTAGAAGCATTCAATCATATCCTACAGCATACTGTTCAGGTAAAAACTCGAAAGTGTTGTTCCAATCCATTCTTGGCGGTCAAAAAGACTCCATTTTAGATATGGGATCCAGAGTTTTATTAGAAGGAGAAGGATCAAGCAGTGAAATGATTTCAAGGGCAGTTTCCAAGGATCAATCTCAGATTTACTCCCGTGGACACCTCGCAGGCAGGACACAACATGTTAAAGGACATTTAGAATGCCATGGATTGGTCTTATCAGACGATTCAATGATTTACGCTGTTCCGGAGCTTGAAGGTAGCGCTACTGAACTTGAAATGTCTCACGAGGCCGCTGTTGGTAAAATAGCTGAAGAAGAAGTTTTATATTTGATGTCAAGAGGACTTACAGAAGAAGAAGCGGCTTCTATGATTGTAAGAGGTTTCTTGAGCATGGATATTACTGGATTGCCTCCTGAGCTTGCTGAAGAAACCAAAAGAATGCTTGATATGAGTTTAAAAGGCATGTAA
- a CDS encoding hydrogenase iron-sulfur subunit produces the protein MAEDDIKIVMFCCNWCSYGGADTAGTARMQYPPNIRVIRVMCSGRIEPQFVLKAFKEGADGVIVAGCHHGDCHYDAGNYKLDRRMRLIYKLVEDLGIGKERVYHDWISASEGEKFAETVKMMVDRVKNLGPSPLKAQLAEVEEAEA, from the coding sequence ATGGCTGAGGATGATATTAAAATCGTTATGTTTTGTTGTAACTGGTGTTCCTACGGTGGAGCAGACACAGCAGGTACTGCTAGAATGCAATATCCTCCGAACATACGTGTAATACGAGTAATGTGTTCAGGACGTATAGAACCACAATTTGTTCTAAAAGCATTTAAAGAAGGAGCTGACGGCGTTATTGTAGCCGGATGCCACCACGGGGACTGCCATTACGATGCAGGAAACTACAAATTAGATAGAAGAATGAGACTAATCTACAAACTTGTAGAGGATCTTGGAATAGGAAAAGAAAGAGTATACCACGACTGGATCTCCGCATCAGAAGGAGAAAAATTCGCAGAAACAGTTAAAATGATGGTAGACCGTGTTAAAAATCTTGGACCATCACCACTCAAAGCACAGTTAGCAGAAGTCGAAGAAGCGGAGGCATAA